Proteins encoded in a region of the Moritella marina ATCC 15381 genome:
- the thiL gene encoding thiamine-phosphate kinase, whose translation MESKINMATGEFDLIGQYFTHKSVSRDDVIAGIGDDCAILSVPAGKQLVVTTDTMVRGIHFLPDANPADVAHKLVAVNISDIAAMGGQPAWASLALTLPDYDHAWLAAFSDCLHQQLHRYGVSLIGGDTTKGEMTLTLTLQGFVDQGQALRRQGAQIGDLIYCSGTIGDANAGLKLLIDADNRTALNVEKHALAAMDEAALTDSERAFLIARHQRPTARVATGQVLAGIANSCIDLSDGLASDLQHILKASSCARGTTLSANIELTALPLSSPLQTYISKALWAQYALAGGDDYELLFTVSAENKTKLEQAMADTDLPCTQVGVIIATDIIDTETDDSETAGSQIHYYNNQQLTTLTLQGWDHFNEQ comes from the coding sequence ATGGAAAGTAAGATCAATATGGCAACAGGCGAGTTTGATTTAATTGGGCAGTATTTTACGCATAAATCAGTATCACGAGATGACGTTATTGCAGGTATTGGTGATGATTGTGCGATCCTATCTGTTCCTGCAGGTAAGCAGTTAGTTGTCACTACAGATACTATGGTGCGTGGTATCCACTTTCTACCTGATGCTAACCCTGCTGATGTAGCGCATAAATTGGTTGCGGTAAACATCAGTGATATCGCTGCTATGGGCGGTCAGCCTGCGTGGGCATCCTTAGCGTTGACCCTGCCGGATTATGATCATGCTTGGCTTGCGGCTTTTAGTGATTGTCTACATCAACAATTACACCGTTATGGTGTCAGCCTGATTGGTGGTGATACCACGAAAGGCGAGATGACCTTGACACTAACACTGCAAGGTTTTGTCGACCAAGGACAAGCATTACGCCGACAAGGTGCACAAATTGGTGATTTGATTTACTGTAGCGGCACGATTGGTGATGCCAATGCGGGGTTGAAATTATTAATCGATGCTGATAACCGCACAGCTCTTAATGTTGAAAAGCATGCGCTGGCAGCAATGGATGAAGCAGCATTAACGGATAGCGAGCGAGCATTTTTAATCGCCCGTCACCAACGCCCTACGGCGCGCGTTGCAACAGGCCAAGTTTTAGCGGGTATTGCTAACAGTTGCATTGACCTGTCAGACGGATTAGCATCCGATTTACAGCATATCCTTAAGGCGTCAAGTTGTGCTCGTGGCACCACACTATCGGCAAATATTGAACTGACAGCATTACCCTTATCCAGCCCGTTGCAAACTTATATAAGTAAAGCGTTATGGGCGCAATATGCACTTGCTGGCGGTGATGATTATGAATTACTATTTACCGTATCAGCAGAAAATAAAACCAAATTAGAACAAGCGATGGCGGACACTGACTTACCTTGTACGCAGGTTGGTGTGATTATCGCTACTGACATCATTGACACAGAAACAGATGACTCAGAAACCGCTGGATCACAAATTCATTATTATAATAATCAGCAATTAACAACGCTCACTTTACAGGGATGGGACCATTTCAATGAACAATAA
- a CDS encoding phosphatidylglycerophosphatase A family protein gives MNNNFLSPELQKLNYANPVHLAAVGFGSGLFPKAPGTMGTLAAIPLYLLMTSVLELGLWQYIVIVAFASVVGVYICASASKAMGVHDHGAIVWDEFAGYGVTMIAAPQGWLWVILGFALFRFFDIVKPGPIGWLDKNTHGGFGIMVDDILAGVFALAGVQLVAYIVL, from the coding sequence ATGAACAATAATTTTTTATCACCAGAGTTACAAAAATTAAATTACGCTAACCCTGTGCATTTAGCGGCTGTTGGTTTTGGCAGTGGTTTGTTCCCTAAAGCGCCTGGCACGATGGGCACGCTTGCTGCTATTCCATTGTATTTACTCATGACGAGTGTATTAGAGCTCGGCTTATGGCAGTACATCGTTATTGTTGCCTTCGCATCCGTTGTTGGTGTGTATATTTGTGCTAGCGCGAGCAAGGCGATGGGCGTACATGATCATGGCGCTATCGTGTGGGATGAATTTGCTGGTTACGGTGTTACTATGATCGCTGCGCCGCAAGGCTGGTTGTGGGTTATTCTTGGTTTTGCACTGTTTCGCTTTTTTGATATTGTCAAGCCTGGCCCTATTGGCTGGTTAGATAAAAATACCCATGGCGGTTTTGGTATTATGGTTGATGATATACTCGCGGGCGTGTTCGCTTTAGCTGGTGTACAGTTGGTCGCTTACATTGTGCTTTAG
- a CDS encoding ABC transporter substrate-binding protein → MNKGKVALSLSIASIITLGLSGCSDDKTAKDSSSAEAKKPVSFVYCSEASPEGFNPGLFTTGTTFDASSKTIFNRLVEFKQGTTEVIPALAESWDVSEDGLVYTFKLRHDVPFHTTKDFTPTRSFNADDVIFSFDRQGNTENPYHKVSGGSYEYYNAMSMGSLIKEINKIDEYTVQFVLNQPEAPFIANLAMDFASIMSAEQAKVFLEKGMAAQLDVMPSGTGPFALQQYQKDSLIRYAGNADYWDGAPAIDRLVFSITPDASVRFAKLQNNECQIMAFPNPSDRKMMEEDKNINLLSQEGLNIGYLAFNVDKKPFDDVRVRQALNMAVNKPAIIDAVFNGSGKAATNPIPPTMWSYNADIKDYEFNLEKAKALLAEAGYPDGFETNIWAMPVQRPYNPNARRMAEIMQSDWAKVGVKAKIVTFEWGEYLKRASKGEHDTILLGWTGDNGDPDNFLAVLLGCDAVGGANRSMWCNAEFDSLVKEAKTTADQAVRTELYEKAQVIFKQQAPWATIAHSVVFEPVRKEVKGYVIDPLGGHNFYGVSLEK, encoded by the coding sequence ATGAATAAAGGGAAAGTCGCGTTATCGCTATCTATCGCCAGTATTATCACGTTAGGACTAAGTGGTTGTTCGGACGATAAAACAGCGAAAGATTCATCTTCAGCAGAAGCTAAAAAACCCGTTTCTTTTGTATATTGTTCGGAAGCAAGCCCTGAAGGCTTCAACCCTGGATTATTTACTACTGGTACCACGTTTGATGCATCATCAAAAACTATCTTTAACCGCCTGGTTGAATTTAAACAAGGTACAACTGAAGTTATTCCTGCACTTGCAGAAAGCTGGGACGTATCGGAAGACGGTTTAGTTTATACATTTAAACTCCGTCATGATGTACCATTCCACACAACGAAAGACTTTACTCCAACACGTTCATTCAATGCAGATGATGTTATCTTCTCATTCGACCGTCAAGGTAATACCGAAAACCCTTATCATAAAGTGTCTGGTGGTTCATACGAATACTACAATGCCATGAGCATGGGTTCGTTAATCAAAGAAATTAATAAAATTGACGAGTACACAGTGCAATTTGTACTTAACCAACCTGAAGCGCCGTTCATCGCTAACTTAGCAATGGATTTCGCCTCAATTATGTCTGCAGAGCAAGCTAAAGTATTCCTTGAAAAAGGCATGGCAGCACAACTTGACGTAATGCCTTCTGGTACAGGTCCATTTGCACTACAACAATATCAAAAAGATTCACTGATCCGTTACGCGGGTAATGCTGATTATTGGGATGGCGCACCTGCTATCGATCGTTTAGTTTTCTCTATCACACCAGATGCATCGGTACGTTTTGCTAAATTGCAAAACAACGAATGTCAAATCATGGCATTCCCGAACCCATCAGATCGTAAAATGATGGAAGAAGATAAAAACATTAATCTGCTTTCTCAAGAAGGCCTAAACATTGGTTATCTTGCATTTAACGTTGATAAAAAACCGTTTGATGACGTGCGTGTACGCCAAGCATTAAACATGGCTGTAAACAAGCCAGCGATTATTGATGCGGTATTCAATGGTTCAGGTAAAGCTGCGACCAACCCAATCCCACCAACAATGTGGTCGTATAACGCTGACATTAAAGATTACGAATTCAATCTTGAAAAAGCCAAAGCGCTACTTGCTGAAGCGGGTTACCCAGACGGTTTCGAAACGAACATCTGGGCAATGCCTGTACAACGTCCTTACAACCCGAATGCACGTCGTATGGCTGAGATCATGCAGTCTGATTGGGCTAAAGTTGGCGTTAAAGCGAAAATTGTGACGTTTGAATGGGGCGAGTACTTAAAACGCGCATCTAAAGGCGAACACGATACGATCCTACTGGGTTGGACTGGTGATAATGGTGATCCAGATAACTTCCTAGCGGTATTACTTGGTTGTGACGCTGTTGGCGGTGCTAACCGTTCTATGTGGTGTAACGCAGAATTTGACTCGTTAGTTAAAGAAGCAAAAACAACGGCAGACCAAGCGGTAAGAACTGAGTTGTACGAAAAAGCACAAGTCATCTTCAAACAACAAGCGCCGTGGGCAACAATTGCACACTCGGTTGTATTTGAACCTGTACGTAAAGAAGTTAAAGGTTACGTGATTGATCCACTTGGTGGTCACAACTTCTACGGCGTAAGCTTAGAAAAGTAA
- a CDS encoding ABC transporter permease subunit, translating into MFQFILKRLGTVIPTFFGITLLTFTLIHMIPGDPIEIMAGERGISPERHAILSAELGLDQPIWKQYFSYVGGILQGDLGNSLVTKKPVVEEFFELFPATVELAFLAALFAICIGLPAGIIAAVKRGSVFDHTVMGVSLTGYSMPIFWWALLLMLVFSVNLGWTPVSGRIDVSLWIDHVTGFMLIDSLLSDEVGAFGSAIHHLILPSIVLGTIPLAVIARMTRSSMLEVLGEDYIRTARAKGLAPWRVIVIHALRNALIPVITVIGLQVGILLSGAILTETIFAWPGIGKWLIESIGRRDYPVVQGGILIIATLIILVNLLVDIIYGVVNPRIRHAK; encoded by the coding sequence ATGTTCCAATTTATTTTAAAGCGATTAGGTACAGTGATCCCGACATTCTTCGGCATCACCTTACTGACTTTTACGCTCATTCATATGATCCCCGGTGACCCGATTGAAATCATGGCTGGCGAGCGTGGTATTTCACCAGAACGTCATGCCATCTTGTCTGCTGAACTGGGTTTAGATCAACCAATCTGGAAGCAATACTTCTCTTATGTAGGAGGTATCCTACAAGGCGATCTAGGTAACTCTCTGGTAACCAAAAAGCCAGTCGTGGAGGAGTTCTTCGAGCTATTTCCTGCCACTGTTGAACTGGCTTTCTTAGCAGCTTTATTTGCCATTTGTATTGGCTTACCCGCTGGTATTATTGCTGCTGTTAAGCGTGGCTCTGTATTCGATCACACGGTAATGGGTGTGTCACTCACTGGTTACTCAATGCCGATTTTCTGGTGGGCATTACTACTGATGTTAGTGTTCTCGGTAAATCTAGGCTGGACGCCGGTTTCTGGCCGTATTGATGTGTCATTGTGGATTGACCATGTAACTGGTTTCATGTTGATTGACTCATTACTCTCGGATGAAGTGGGCGCATTTGGCTCTGCTATTCATCATCTTATCTTGCCTTCTATCGTACTTGGTACCATCCCACTGGCTGTTATTGCGCGTATGACACGCTCTTCAATGTTGGAAGTGCTAGGTGAAGATTATATCCGTACTGCACGTGCCAAGGGACTCGCGCCATGGCGTGTGATAGTGATCCACGCACTGCGTAATGCGTTGATTCCAGTTATTACTGTTATTGGTCTGCAAGTCGGTATTTTATTATCTGGTGCGATCTTAACTGAAACAATTTTTGCTTGGCCGGGTATCGGTAAATGGTTAATTGAATCAATTGGCCGTCGTGATTACCCCGTAGTGCAGGGCGGTATTTTAATTATTGCCACGTTAATTATCTTAGTTAACTTACTGGTAGATATTATCTACGGTGTGGTTAATCCACGTATTCGTCACGCGAAATAG
- the dppC gene encoding dipeptide ABC transporter permease DppC, whose protein sequence is MSEVSNNAPVLELKPLTPLQEFWKYFSSNKGAVVGLVYICIIIFIAVFADLIAPYSPVEQFRDALLQPPSWTSGYLLGTDAVGRDILSRLMHGARLSLFVGMLVVTLSLGMGILLGLIAGYYRGRVETIIMRLVDIMLAMPSLLLAIAIVAIMGPSIVNASISIAVVSIPHYVRLTRASTMAEMSKDYVIASRIAGAGPIRIMFNAVLPNCLAPLIVQATLGFSNAILDMAALGFLGLGAQAPTPEWGTMLADARQYVQSAWWVVTFPGVTILLTVLAFNLMGDGLRDALDPKLKQ, encoded by the coding sequence ATGAGTGAAGTTTCAAATAACGCGCCAGTGCTAGAACTGAAGCCGTTAACGCCATTACAAGAGTTTTGGAAATATTTTAGTTCAAACAAAGGCGCCGTAGTGGGTCTAGTTTATATCTGCATTATTATTTTTATTGCTGTATTTGCTGACTTAATTGCGCCTTATTCTCCAGTTGAACAATTCCGTGATGCGCTATTACAGCCACCATCATGGACCAGTGGTTACCTGTTGGGAACGGACGCTGTGGGCCGTGATATTTTGTCGCGTCTTATGCACGGTGCCCGTTTGTCACTGTTTGTGGGTATGCTCGTTGTTACATTATCACTGGGCATGGGGATTTTATTAGGCCTGATTGCTGGTTATTACCGTGGTCGCGTTGAAACCATCATCATGCGCTTAGTGGATATCATGTTAGCAATGCCAAGCCTATTACTGGCTATTGCGATTGTGGCGATTATGGGCCCAAGCATTGTCAATGCGTCAATCTCAATCGCTGTGGTATCGATTCCGCATTATGTGCGTTTAACGCGTGCATCAACCATGGCGGAAATGAGCAAAGATTATGTGATTGCATCTCGTATTGCTGGTGCAGGCCCAATTCGTATTATGTTTAATGCGGTATTACCAAACTGTTTAGCACCGCTTATCGTGCAAGCGACATTAGGCTTTTCCAACGCAATTTTAGATATGGCAGCACTGGGTTTCCTTGGTTTAGGTGCACAAGCGCCAACGCCAGAGTGGGGCACTATGCTGGCTGATGCGCGTCAATATGTACAAAGCGCATGGTGGGTTGTTACTTTCCCTGGTGTGACTATCTTGCTAACGGTATTAGCATTTAACTTAATGGGTGATGGCCTGCGTGATGCACTTGATCCTAAATTGAAACAGTAA
- the dppD gene encoding dipeptide ABC transporter ATP-binding protein, translating into MSLLEIKNLSVTFSGFRAVDNISYSVDKGEILGIVGESGSGKSVSSMSIMGLIEHPGKVTADSLLYEGQDLLQMPEKQRRQLTGADISMIFQDAMTSLNPCFTVGYQIMEALKVHQGGSKAVRKARAIELLDLVGIPAPESRLNVYPHQLSGGMSQRVMIAMALACDPKLLIADEPTTALDVTIQAQIIDLLVDLQKKNNMGLVLITHDLALVAEVADRVVVMYAGQIVETGIAEEVFKHPKHPYTQALLASSPESAIGQSRLAALPGVVPGAYDRPVGCLLNPRCPYATDRCRTEVPDAHASPLGQVKCHTPLTIEGRPAA; encoded by the coding sequence ATGTCACTGTTAGAAATTAAAAACTTATCAGTCACATTCAGCGGCTTCAGAGCGGTTGATAACATTAGTTATAGTGTTGATAAAGGCGAGATATTGGGTATTGTTGGCGAATCGGGGTCTGGTAAATCAGTCAGTTCGATGTCAATCATGGGGCTTATTGAACATCCAGGTAAAGTTACCGCTGATAGCTTATTGTATGAAGGTCAAGACCTGCTACAAATGCCGGAAAAACAGCGCCGTCAGTTAACTGGTGCTGATATTTCGATGATTTTCCAAGATGCGATGACCAGTTTAAACCCGTGCTTCACGGTCGGTTATCAAATCATGGAAGCATTAAAAGTACATCAAGGCGGCAGTAAGGCTGTACGTAAAGCACGTGCGATTGAATTACTTGATCTGGTTGGTATTCCCGCGCCGGAAAGTCGCTTAAATGTCTATCCGCATCAACTGTCTGGCGGTATGAGCCAGCGTGTGATGATTGCCATGGCATTAGCTTGTGATCCCAAATTACTGATTGCCGATGAACCGACAACCGCATTGGATGTCACGATCCAGGCGCAAATTATTGATTTGTTAGTTGATCTGCAAAAGAAAAATAACATGGGGTTAGTATTGATTACCCATGATTTAGCCTTAGTCGCTGAAGTGGCTGATCGCGTTGTGGTGATGTATGCAGGACAAATTGTGGAAACGGGTATTGCTGAGGAAGTATTTAAACATCCTAAGCACCCGTACACGCAAGCGTTGTTAGCGTCATCACCTGAATCAGCAATTGGCCAATCACGCCTTGCGGCATTACCGGGTGTGGTACCTGGTGCATATGATCGCCCCGTCGGTTGCTTACTTAATCCACGTTGTCCTTATGCAACGGATAGGTGCCGTACTGAAGTACCCGATGCACATGCAAGCCCACTTGGCCAAGTTAAATGCCATACGCCGTTAACGATAGAAGGGAGACCTGCAGCATGA
- a CDS encoding peptide ABC transporter ATP-binding protein, producing the protein MSEVVSINTAEQQPLLKAVDLKKHYQVEQGFRKPDATVKALDGVSFTLDAGKTLAIVGESGCGKSTLGRLLTMIETPTHGEIDFQGQDLLKMDKDTFKVLRQKIQIVFQNPYGSLNPRKKVGQILEEPLEINTKLSKAQRKEKSMAIMAKVGLKTEHYDRYPHMFSGGQRQRIAIARGLMLDPNVVVADEPVSALDVSVQAQVLNLMMDLQDELNLSYVFISHDLSVVEHIANDVIVMYLGRVVEHTTKEELFANPRHPYTQALLSSTPQLNPAHRRERIKLVGELPSPLDPPKGCAFHARCQFANERCNVEQPKLAEYGKSLIACHAVEEQRI; encoded by the coding sequence ATGAGTGAAGTTGTAAGTATAAATACTGCAGAGCAACAACCATTATTAAAAGCGGTTGATCTGAAAAAACATTACCAAGTTGAGCAAGGTTTCCGTAAACCTGACGCAACTGTTAAAGCGTTAGATGGCGTATCGTTTACGTTAGACGCAGGCAAGACGTTAGCGATTGTCGGTGAGTCAGGTTGTGGTAAGTCTACGCTAGGGCGTTTGCTAACCATGATTGAAACACCGACCCATGGTGAGATTGATTTCCAAGGGCAAGATCTACTGAAAATGGATAAAGACACGTTTAAAGTATTACGTCAAAAAATCCAAATCGTATTTCAAAACCCGTATGGTTCATTAAATCCACGTAAAAAAGTGGGACAAATATTAGAAGAACCATTGGAAATTAATACCAAGTTAAGCAAAGCGCAGCGTAAAGAAAAATCCATGGCGATCATGGCTAAAGTAGGCTTGAAAACCGAACATTACGACCGCTACCCACACATGTTCTCGGGTGGTCAACGTCAACGTATCGCGATTGCCCGTGGCTTGATGTTAGATCCAAACGTGGTTGTGGCAGATGAACCTGTTTCAGCACTGGATGTATCGGTACAGGCGCAAGTATTAAACTTGATGATGGATTTACAAGATGAGCTGAACTTAAGCTATGTGTTTATCTCGCATGATTTATCTGTGGTTGAGCACATCGCCAATGACGTGATTGTGATGTATCTGGGCCGTGTTGTTGAGCACACAACGAAAGAAGAGTTGTTTGCTAATCCACGCCACCCTTATACGCAAGCCTTGCTATCAAGTACACCGCAGCTAAATCCTGCACACCGCCGTGAACGTATTAAGCTGGTGGGCGAGTTACCTTCACCACTTGATCCGCCGAAAGGCTGTGCGTTCCACGCCCGTTGTCAGTTTGCTAATGAGCGTTGTAATGTAGAACAGCCTAAATTAGCTGAATATGGTAAATCGCTAATTGCTTGTCATGCTGTTGAAGAACAACGTATTTAA